The Methylobacterium sp. PvR107 genome contains a region encoding:
- a CDS encoding xanthine dehydrogenase family protein molybdopterin-binding subunit, with translation MSREGVGAPLPRKEDDRLMRGRGQYVGDVRLPGMQDVAFVRSPMAHGRIRAIHVPEACRDRVFTAADLDGVLPIRAVSGLPGFKVSEQPVLATGKVRQVGELVAMCVAPTRAEAEDIAAAVVLDLEELPAIHDMLAAREPGSALVHEHWGDNVFLETLVDVGIESALDAPIKVSRTISTGRQCMAPIEGRGTVVQLDHRLDQLVVHTASQMPHIVRNGLSECLGIEQGRIRIVSPDVGGGFGYKAILLAEDVALAWLALRCGHPVRWLEDRREHLTANANCREHHYRITAYAERDGTLRGIDCEATVDSGAYSAYPFSACLEAAQVASILPGPYDFPAYRCRTWSVATNKCPILPYRGVARTGVCFALELALDAVARAAGIPPEAVREKNLVRPDQMPFENITKKHFDSGDYPEALARALAAIDVEAIRARQRQGEPDGRRIGLGLSIYCEQAAHGTSVYSGWGIPMVPGHEQASARLTPDGGLELRIGAHSHGQGLETTLAQVAHEILGVPVARTRLVHGDTAMTPYSTGSWGSRVMVMAGGAVAAACEELRTRAVRIGAHLLQARPEDCRFEGGHVVGPSGDVPLEAIARTWYRRPQDLAPDTDPGGLEVTAGYKPVRDSGTFSYAAHAAVVAVDPDLGAVEILDYVIVEDGGTLVNPLVVDGQIYGGLAQGIGTALFEEMRFDGRGQPLASTFADYLLPGAADVPMARIDHMETPSPYTRFGQKGIGEGGAIAPPAALANAINDALAPLGVEVLHSPVTPRRIVEAVLATRAPAETAREAA, from the coding sequence ATGAGCCGCGAGGGCGTCGGGGCTCCGCTGCCCCGCAAGGAGGACGACCGCCTGATGCGCGGGCGCGGCCAGTATGTCGGCGACGTCCGGCTGCCGGGGATGCAGGACGTCGCCTTCGTGCGCAGTCCGATGGCGCATGGCCGCATCCGCGCCATCCACGTGCCGGAGGCCTGCCGCGACCGCGTCTTCACCGCCGCCGACCTCGACGGGGTGCTGCCGATCCGGGCGGTCTCGGGGCTGCCCGGCTTCAAGGTCTCCGAACAGCCGGTGCTCGCCACTGGCAAGGTCCGGCAGGTGGGCGAGCTGGTGGCGATGTGCGTCGCGCCGACCCGCGCCGAGGCCGAGGACATCGCCGCCGCCGTGGTGCTCGACCTCGAGGAGCTGCCCGCTATCCACGACATGCTGGCCGCCCGCGAGCCGGGCTCCGCCCTCGTCCACGAGCACTGGGGCGACAACGTCTTCCTGGAGACGCTGGTCGATGTCGGCATCGAGAGTGCCCTCGACGCGCCGATCAAGGTGAGCCGCACCATCTCGACGGGGCGCCAGTGCATGGCGCCGATCGAGGGCCGCGGCACCGTGGTGCAGCTCGATCATCGCCTCGACCAGCTCGTCGTCCACACCGCGAGCCAGATGCCGCACATCGTGCGCAACGGCCTCTCCGAATGCCTCGGGATCGAGCAGGGCCGCATCCGCATCGTCTCGCCGGATGTCGGCGGCGGCTTCGGCTACAAGGCGATCCTGCTCGCCGAGGACGTGGCCCTCGCCTGGCTCGCGCTCCGCTGCGGCCATCCGGTCCGCTGGCTGGAGGACCGGCGCGAGCACCTGACCGCCAACGCCAATTGCCGCGAGCACCATTACCGCATCACAGCCTACGCGGAGCGGGACGGGACGCTGCGCGGCATCGACTGCGAGGCCACCGTCGATTCCGGTGCCTACTCGGCCTACCCGTTCTCCGCCTGCCTGGAGGCCGCGCAGGTCGCCAGCATCCTGCCGGGGCCCTACGATTTCCCGGCCTATCGCTGCCGCACGTGGTCGGTGGCGACCAACAAGTGCCCGATCCTGCCCTACCGCGGCGTCGCCCGAACCGGCGTCTGCTTCGCCCTGGAACTCGCGCTCGACGCGGTCGCCCGCGCGGCCGGGATTCCGCCCGAGGCGGTGCGCGAGAAGAACCTCGTGCGGCCCGACCAGATGCCGTTCGAGAACATCACGAAGAAACACTTCGACAGCGGCGACTACCCGGAGGCGCTCGCCCGCGCTCTGGCGGCCATCGACGTGGAGGCGATCCGCGCCCGCCAGCGTCAGGGCGAGCCGGATGGGCGCCGGATCGGTCTGGGCCTCTCGATCTACTGCGAGCAAGCCGCGCACGGCACCTCGGTCTATTCCGGCTGGGGCATTCCGATGGTGCCCGGCCACGAGCAGGCCAGCGCCCGCCTGACCCCGGACGGCGGTCTGGAGCTGCGGATCGGCGCCCATTCCCACGGCCAGGGCCTGGAGACGACGCTGGCCCAGGTCGCCCACGAGATCCTGGGCGTGCCGGTGGCGCGCACCCGCCTCGTCCACGGCGACACCGCGATGACCCCCTACTCCACTGGGTCCTGGGGCTCCCGCGTCATGGTGATGGCGGGCGGCGCGGTGGCGGCGGCCTGCGAGGAGTTGCGGACCCGGGCCGTGCGGATCGGCGCCCACCTGCTCCAAGCGCGGCCCGAGGACTGCCGCTTCGAGGGTGGCCATGTCGTGGGTCCCTCCGGCGACGTCCCGCTCGAGGCGATCGCCCGCACCTGGTACCGGCGCCCGCAGGACCTCGCGCCCGACACCGATCCGGGCGGCCTCGAAGTCACCGCCGGCTACAAGCCGGTGCGCGACAGCGGCACCTTCTCGTACGCGGCGCACGCGGCCGTGGTGGCGGTCGACCCCGATCTCGGGGCGGTCGAGATCCTCGACTACGTCATCGTCGAGGATGGCGGCACACTGGTGAACCCCCTCGTGGTCGACGGCCAGATCTACGGCGGCCTTGCGCAGGGGATCGGCACGGCCCTGTTCGAGGAGATGCGCTTCGACGGTCGCGGTCAGCCGCTGGCCTCGACCTTCGCCGACTATCTCCTGCCCGGCGCCGCCGACGTGCCGATGGCGCGCATCGACCACATGGAGACGCCCTCGCCCTACACGCGCTTCGGCCAGAAGGGCATCGGCGAGGGCGGCGCCATCGCGCCCCCGGCGGCTTTGGCCAACGCCATCAACGATGCGCTTGCGCCGCTCGGCGTCGAGGTGCTGCATTCCCCCGTCACACCCCGACGGATCGTGGAGGCGGTGCTCGCCACCCGCGCGCCCGCCGAGACCGCGCGGGAGGCCGCATGA
- a CDS encoding FAD binding domain-containing protein has protein sequence MKPAAFAWERPDSLPALLARLAETPAGVKLIAGGQSLGPMLNLRLVEPALILDITGVPELRTARVEGDTFVLGACVTHADIEDGRVADLTGGALRRVAAAIAYRPVRNRGTVGGSLVHADPAADWVSALTALGAEVEIAGRTGRRTLPVERFVTGALSVALGADEILVAVRVPALPAGAAWGYVKHCAKIGEFAHAIGAVRLEPGADRGRAVIGAVEGPPVLLADARPLFGGRIGADFAARFDPRVADQALREAGMADAVERHIHVTVLGRAVAAAAAPDPRANTLPEAA, from the coding sequence ATGAAGCCCGCCGCCTTCGCCTGGGAGCGCCCCGACAGCCTGCCCGCCCTGCTGGCGCGCCTCGCCGAGACCCCCGCCGGCGTGAAGCTGATCGCGGGCGGCCAGTCCCTCGGGCCGATGCTGAACTTGCGCCTCGTCGAGCCCGCCCTGATCCTCGACATCACCGGCGTGCCCGAGCTCCGGACCGCGCGGGTTGAGGGCGACACGTTCGTCCTCGGGGCCTGCGTGACCCATGCCGATATTGAGGACGGGCGCGTCGCGGACCTCACCGGCGGCGCGCTGCGGCGGGTCGCGGCCGCGATCGCTTACCGGCCGGTGCGCAACCGCGGCACGGTCGGCGGCAGCCTCGTCCACGCCGACCCGGCCGCCGACTGGGTGAGTGCCCTGACGGCCCTCGGCGCCGAGGTGGAGATCGCGGGGCGGACCGGGCGTCGCACCCTGCCGGTGGAGCGCTTCGTGACCGGCGCCCTCTCGGTCGCCCTGGGCGCAGACGAGATCCTGGTCGCCGTGCGCGTCCCAGCGCTGCCGGCGGGCGCGGCATGGGGCTACGTCAAGCACTGCGCGAAGATCGGCGAGTTCGCCCACGCCATCGGGGCCGTGCGCCTCGAACCCGGCGCAGACCGGGGCCGGGCCGTGATCGGCGCGGTCGAGGGGCCGCCCGTGCTCCTCGCCGATGCCCGCCCGCTCTTCGGCGGCCGCATCGGCGCCGACTTCGCCGCGCGCTTCGACCCCCGGGTCGCGGATCAGGCGCTGCGGGAGGCCGGGATGGCCGACGCGGTCGAGCGGCACATCCACGTCACCGTCCTGGGCCGCGCGGTGGCCGCAGCGGCCGCGCCCGATCCCCGAGCCAACACCCTTCCGGAGGCCGCATGA
- a CDS encoding 2Fe-2S iron-sulfur cluster-binding protein, whose amino-acid sequence MSTALAEPGPSRMTLALTVNGRAVRVAAEPRSHLGDVLRDGLDLTGTHLGCEHGVCGACTVLLDGEPARACLTFAGACAGAAVTTIEGLDTDAIAGELRAAFNREHALQCGYCTPGMLVAARDLVLRLPEADERRIRVGLSGNLCRCTGYAGIVRAVMAVIADRRGRGILPETGAERALGPVGARVGAAVVAPLHPPADAVAPAVPAAVADLSDTFAPAQGFKQVLDLAHPPEAVFGLLGDIEAVAACLPGAVLTARPTSDTVEGGLQVRIGPIVATFRGRARLSRDEAARTGSVHGAGSDAGGRSATEGRIRYRVGAGPAPGTARVELDVGYTLTGPLAQFGRPGLVRDLAGRIAAEFCRNLDARLSGVAAPTPAGLNPLRLLLGLARARLAAWLGRA is encoded by the coding sequence ATGAGCACCGCGCTGGCCGAACCCGGGCCGTCCCGCATGACCCTCGCGCTGACGGTGAACGGCCGGGCCGTGCGGGTCGCGGCCGAGCCGCGCAGCCATCTCGGCGACGTGCTGCGCGACGGGCTCGACCTCACCGGTACGCATCTCGGTTGTGAGCACGGCGTCTGCGGCGCCTGCACCGTACTCCTTGACGGCGAGCCGGCCCGCGCCTGCCTGACCTTCGCGGGCGCCTGCGCGGGCGCCGCCGTCACCACGATCGAGGGGCTCGATACGGACGCCATCGCGGGTGAGCTGCGGGCCGCCTTCAACCGTGAGCACGCGCTCCAGTGCGGCTACTGCACGCCCGGGATGCTGGTGGCCGCCCGCGATCTGGTCCTGCGGCTGCCAGAGGCCGACGAGCGGCGGATCCGGGTCGGCCTCTCGGGCAATCTTTGCCGCTGCACCGGCTATGCCGGCATCGTCCGGGCCGTGATGGCGGTGATTGCAGACCGGCGCGGACGCGGCATCCTGCCCGAGACTGGCGCGGAACGCGCCCTCGGCCCGGTCGGCGCCCGGGTCGGCGCGGCGGTGGTCGCGCCCCTGCACCCGCCGGCGGATGCTGTCGCCCCGGCGGTGCCCGCCGCGGTGGCGGACCTGTCTGACACGTTCGCGCCGGCCCAAGGCTTCAAGCAGGTGCTCGACCTCGCCCACCCGCCGGAAGCCGTGTTCGGCCTTCTCGGCGATATCGAAGCGGTCGCCGCCTGCCTACCGGGCGCGGTGCTGACGGCGCGCCCCACCTCCGACACGGTCGAGGGCGGCCTGCAGGTGCGGATCGGACCGATCGTCGCGACGTTCCGCGGCCGCGCCCGCCTCTCCCGGGACGAGGCCGCGCGGACCGGCTCGGTCCACGGGGCCGGCAGCGACGCGGGCGGCCGCTCGGCCACCGAGGGGCGGATCCGCTACCGGGTCGGCGCGGGACCGGCGCCCGGCACCGCCCGGGTCGAGCTCGACGTCGGCTACACCCTGACTGGGCCGCTCGCGCAGTTCGGCCGGCCCGGCCTCGTGCGCGACCTCGCCGGCCGCATCGCGGCGGAGTTCTGCCGCAACCTCGATGCCCGGCTCTCGGGCGTCGCGGCGCCGACGCCCGCCGGCCTCAACCCGCTCCGCCTGCTCCTGGGCCTCGCCCGCGCGCGCCTCGCAGCGTGGCTCGGCCGCGCCTGA